A genomic stretch from Hemicordylus capensis ecotype Gifberg chromosome 5, rHemCap1.1.pri, whole genome shotgun sequence includes:
- the SOD3 gene encoding extracellular superoxide dismutase [Cu-Zn], translated as MFLQVFLATGLVLCVSDVLGAEGDAQTNGENLLKEIQDKVNDLWMNLLYAWPYEELVTSNWTAYATCEVKPNPKLDTGKPQVRGQVLFRQTYPERKLEFIFYLDGFPTGTNLSGRAIHVHQFGDLSDGCDSAGGHYNPFKVNHPRHPGDFGNFYSKDGKIRKYKSNLMATLFGPYTIMGRSVVIHEQEDDMGKGNNKASLENGNAGKRLACCVIGTCGPNLWEKKFPEVTEKRRKRLTKRAQSSQA; from the coding sequence ATGTTCCTGCAAGTGTTTCTAGCCACTGGCTTGGTCCTTTGTGTATCTGATGTCTTAGGAGCAGAAGGAGATGCCCAGACTAATGGAGAGAACCTACTGAAGGAAATCCAGGACAAGGTTAATGACCTGTGGATGAATTTGCTCTACGCATGGCCATATGAGGAACTGGTCACATCCAACTGGACTGCTTATGCCACTTGTGAAGTAAAGCCCAACCCCAAACTTGATACAGGCAAACCACAGGTGAGAGGGCAGGTTTTGTTTCGGCAGACCTACCCAGAGAGAAAACTGGAGTTTATTttctacctggatggctttcccACAGGCACCAATCTGTCTGGCAGAGCTATTCACGTTCACCAGTTTGGTGATCTCAGTGATGGCTGCGACTCTGCTGGAGGACACTACAACCCTTTTAAAGTCAATCACCCTCGCCATCCTGGGGACTTTGGGAACTTCTACTCTAAAGATGGCAAAATTAGAAAATACAAGTCCAACCTCATGGCTACTCTCTTTGGCCCATACACCATTATGGGAAGGTCTGTTGTGATCCATGAGCAGGAAGATGACATGGGGAAAGGAAACAACAAAGCCAGTTTAGAGAATGGAAATGCTGGCAAACGTCTGGCTTGCTGTGTCATCGGAACATGCGGCCCAAACTTGTGGGAAAAGAAGTTTCCTGAGGTTACAGAGAAGCGAAGGAAGAGGCTCACAAAAAGAGCACAGAGCAGCCAGGCCTAG